A stretch of candidate division KSB1 bacterium DNA encodes these proteins:
- a CDS encoding MBL fold metallo-hydrolase gives MKTIIKGKLLLTAFVLSLAANVNSQEFIYKPASLTVAAVNLQKVEGGHLERFQKPFQIQRLSENVYWVSVSYYNVTVVVGKESVLLIDAPIARGKRILAAIKAITNKPLSAIVYSHAHSDHVGDAGAILKELGNNDIDLYATEEVRDEFIAHKMGMPAPTKIISEGIHFEGHYLEVYKTLVGHTPDNTVFLIKDGNRKILHAVDMVHPDQLEFRNFSLAQDPIIFQNDLETLMSMDWDVMVTGHNNLGYKEDVKFIQDYIADIREYLGRGFSELNFSDHIRGDSPYVWFNGYKVEVIEFAHKLLAKKYRKGREEEFDIVGKTHVEVFYWAMFTR, from the coding sequence ATGAAAACGATTATTAAAGGCAAATTGTTACTGACAGCATTTGTTCTGTCCTTAGCGGCTAATGTCAACAGCCAGGAATTTATCTATAAACCCGCTTCGCTTACAGTAGCAGCGGTTAACTTGCAGAAGGTTGAAGGAGGGCACCTCGAACGTTTCCAAAAACCTTTTCAAATTCAACGATTAAGTGAAAACGTTTATTGGGTTTCAGTCTCGTATTACAATGTCACCGTGGTTGTAGGTAAAGAAAGTGTCCTGCTTATTGATGCTCCTATAGCGAGAGGTAAACGAATTCTTGCGGCGATCAAGGCGATAACGAATAAGCCGCTTAGCGCTATTGTTTACTCCCATGCGCACTCGGATCACGTCGGCGATGCTGGAGCCATTTTGAAAGAACTGGGGAACAACGATATCGATCTATATGCGACCGAAGAAGTTAGAGATGAGTTCATTGCTCATAAAATGGGCATGCCAGCACCAACAAAAATTATTTCAGAAGGAATACATTTTGAGGGGCACTATCTCGAGGTATATAAAACCCTTGTTGGGCATACACCAGACAATACCGTATTTTTGATTAAAGATGGAAACCGTAAAATATTACACGCTGTTGACATGGTCCATCCTGATCAATTGGAGTTCAGAAATTTTTCTCTCGCTCAGGACCCGATAATATTTCAGAACGATCTAGAAACTTTGATGAGCATGGACTGGGATGTTATGGTTACTGGGCATAACAACTTGGGTTATAAAGAAGATGTTAAATTCATCCAAGACTATATTGCTGACATCCGGGAATATTTGGGCAGGGGTTTTTCAGAATTAAACTTTTCAGACCATATTAGAGGCGACTCACCTTATGTATGGTTCAATGGTTACAAAGTTGAAGTAATCGAATTTGCGCATAAATTGTTGGCCAAAAAATATCGAAAAGGTAGAGAAGAAGAATTTGATATTGTTGGCAAGACTCATGTAGAAGTTTTCTATTGGGCAATGTTTACCCGATAA